Proteins from a single region of Nakamurella deserti:
- a CDS encoding sodium:calcium antiporter — MFLTVLLLLASAVAIYLACEWFVNAVEWLGARLNVGTVAVGTVLAAIGTALPESVVTFVAVVFGDSPERKEIGVGAAMGGPLALSTIAYATIGVVLAVTTKSLATRLPNRTDLISDQRWFLVIFLAKLGLGLIAFNWKPWLAIGFLAAYVVYAVRELRSAGADGGHSDDDLEPLKLQPRAGRPATWAIAVQTLGTLAVIFVASEVFVGQLERIGPALGLAPAVVALLLAPVATELPEVLNAVIWVRQGKTELAIGNVSGSMMIQATIPSALGIGFTPWLFDTTLIIAGAVTLLSIVVLVTLGRLRRLTSGTLLIAGGIYVAFLATAAVIN; from the coding sequence TTGTTCCTCACTGTCCTGCTGCTGCTCGCCTCGGCGGTGGCGATCTACCTGGCGTGCGAATGGTTCGTCAACGCGGTCGAGTGGCTGGGTGCCCGGCTCAACGTGGGCACCGTCGCGGTCGGCACCGTGCTCGCCGCCATCGGTACCGCACTGCCGGAGAGTGTCGTCACCTTCGTCGCCGTCGTGTTCGGCGACTCGCCCGAGCGCAAGGAGATCGGCGTCGGGGCCGCGATGGGCGGCCCGTTGGCGCTGTCGACCATCGCCTACGCCACCATCGGCGTCGTCCTCGCCGTCACCACCAAGTCGCTGGCCACGCGGCTGCCCAACCGCACCGACCTCATCTCCGACCAGCGCTGGTTCCTGGTCATCTTCCTGGCCAAGCTCGGCCTCGGTCTGATCGCGTTCAACTGGAAGCCGTGGCTGGCCATCGGCTTCCTCGCCGCGTACGTGGTCTACGCCGTCCGCGAGCTGCGCAGCGCCGGCGCCGACGGCGGTCACTCCGACGACGACCTCGAGCCGCTGAAGCTGCAACCCCGCGCCGGCAGGCCCGCGACTTGGGCGATCGCCGTCCAGACCCTCGGCACGCTGGCCGTCATCTTCGTCGCGTCCGAGGTGTTCGTCGGCCAGCTGGAGCGGATCGGACCCGCGCTCGGCCTGGCTCCGGCCGTCGTCGCGCTGCTGCTGGCCCCGGTGGCGACCGAGCTCCCCGAGGTGCTCAACGCGGTGATCTGGGTCCGGCAGGGCAAGACCGAGCTGGCCATCGGCAACGTCAGCGGCTCGATGATGATCCAGGCGACCATCCCCTCGGCGCTGGGCATCGGTTTCACCCCGTGGCTGTTCGACACCACGCTGATCATCGCCGGAGCCGTCACCCTGTTGTCCATCGTCGTGCTGGTCACTCTCGGCCGGCTGCGCAGGCTCACCTCGGGCACGCTGCTCATCGCCGGCGGCATCTACGTCGCGTTCCTGGCCACCGCCGCGGTGATCAACTGA